The Primulina eburnea isolate SZY01 unplaced genomic scaffold, ASM2296580v1 ctg1320_ERROPOS1310249, whole genome shotgun sequence genome contains a region encoding:
- the LOC140820656 gene encoding NADPH-dependent diflavin oxidoreductase 1-like, with product MSSLWNILYQMNPKLLPNGPVFVNPDAALIDRPRAQIIYHDINEGVPPVSNATGLKYLEMQVERTRSMTPAVPSGKNRPECFLKMTKNLRLSREGSGKDVRHFEFDAVSSSIEYEVCDVLEILPGQSSAAVDAFIQRCNLNPESYITVCSSPFEFLYRCFFLKIFSVFSVCQYHKCNTIPS from the exons ATGTCCTCCTTGTGGAATATATTATATCAAATGAATCCCAAATTACTTCCAAATGGTCCAGTTTTTGTCAATCCAGATGCAGCTTTAATTGATCGACCTAGAGCACAAATTATATATCATGACATCAATGAAGGGGTACCACCAGTTTCAAATGCCACAG GTTTGAAGTATCTTGAGATGCAGGTTGAGAGGACCCGTTCAATGACTCCTGCAGTACCTTCTGGGAAGAACAGGCCTGAGTGCTTCCTGAAAATG ACCAAGAATCTTCGATTAAGTAGAGAGGGCAGTGGGAAGGATGTGCGCCACTTTGAGTTCGATGCTGTTTCATCT TCAATAGAATATGAAGTGTGCGATGTTCTTGAGATTCTTCCAGGTCAAAGTTCTGCCGCAGTAGATGCTTTCATACAGCGTTGTAATTTGAACCCTGAGTCTTACATAACTGTATGTAGTTCTCCATTTGAATTTCTTTATCGGTGCTTTTTCTTGAAGattttttcagtgttttccgTGTGCCAATATCACAAATGTAATACTATCCCCTCTTGA